Proteins encoded by one window of Blautia argi:
- a CDS encoding S1C family serine protease, whose protein sequence is MDEKKNEEKTNQENINQENQEENSYEFLKETIKAKPVDTKKLAQYVGKLLLSGAVLGLTAAVVFALAAPPMTSKMIEKRNEEMVRFPQEKDGEEKGQTKEADSGGAEGESTNKEEQEKEAAATTTVVQEMTPEDYKKLYADIFDTAAQAEKAMVTVIGNKNDENWFLTPYEERLSGVLVAESGQNYYVLTEYRIVEDVDRIQVVFCDGTVTDAIFQKSDKNTGCAVLKISKSSLDIQTKEKIAVAPLGESYNVQPGEPVLAIGSPMGYSDSVGYGIVTSISDKVSRVDVQYGLLTTDITGSSKGSGVILDLEGEIVGIIAQNFAEEENKSLITGLQISQIKDLIQTLSDETKEMVYLGITGADITAEISEKKGIPVGVFVEQVEVDSPAMQVGIQNGDVITELNGETVETVKGYGQQLKSCRPGETVKVKAMRQGVEGYVEVSFDVTLKTR, encoded by the coding sequence ATGGACGAAAAAAAGAACGAGGAAAAGACAAACCAGGAAAACATAAATCAGGAGAATCAGGAAGAAAACTCCTATGAATTTTTAAAAGAAACCATTAAAGCAAAGCCTGTGGATACAAAGAAACTGGCACAATATGTGGGAAAGCTGCTTCTTTCCGGGGCTGTGCTGGGACTTACGGCAGCGGTCGTATTTGCCTTGGCAGCGCCGCCTATGACAAGCAAAATGATAGAGAAGAGAAATGAGGAAATGGTGCGTTTTCCTCAGGAAAAGGACGGAGAAGAGAAAGGGCAGACAAAAGAGGCAGATTCCGGGGGCGCAGAAGGAGAATCTACGAACAAAGAAGAGCAGGAAAAAGAGGCTGCTGCCACGACAACTGTGGTACAGGAAATGACGCCGGAAGACTATAAAAAGCTATATGCAGATATTTTTGATACAGCGGCTCAAGCCGAAAAAGCTATGGTTACAGTGATTGGGAACAAAAATGATGAAAATTGGTTTCTCACACCCTATGAAGAACGGCTTTCCGGTGTTCTTGTGGCAGAGAGCGGTCAGAATTATTATGTACTGACAGAGTACAGAATTGTAGAAGACGTAGACCGGATTCAGGTAGTCTTCTGCGACGGCACGGTGACAGATGCTATTTTTCAGAAATCAGATAAGAATACAGGCTGTGCTGTGCTGAAAATTTCCAAATCCAGTCTGGACATTCAGACAAAGGAAAAAATTGCCGTTGCACCCCTTGGAGAGTCCTATAACGTGCAGCCTGGCGAACCGGTTCTTGCAATCGGAAGTCCTATGGGGTATAGTGATTCTGTTGGCTATGGAATCGTGACCTCTATCTCGGATAAGGTATCCAGGGTAGACGTACAGTACGGGCTTCTCACCACAGATATCACAGGCAGCAGCAAGGGAAGCGGCGTGATTTTGGATCTGGAAGGGGAAATTGTGGGAATCATAGCCCAGAATTTTGCCGAAGAAGAGAATAAGAGCCTCATTACAGGGCTGCAGATTTCTCAGATAAAGGATTTGATTCAGACACTTTCTGATGAAACAAAGGAAATGGTCTATCTGGGCATTACAGGAGCGGATATTACTGCGGAAATTTCAGAGAAAAAGGGAATTCCCGTGGGTGTTTTTGTAGAGCAGGTAGAAGTGGATTCTCCGGCCATGCAGGTGGGCATTCAAAACGGAGATGTCATTACAGAATTAAACGGTGAAACAGTAGAAACTGTTAAAGGCTATGGACAGCAGTTAAAGTCCTGCAGACCGGGAGAAACCGTCAAAGTAAAGGCCATGCGCCAGGGAGTTGAGGGATATGTGGAGGTATCTTTTGACGTTACATTGAAAACAAGGTAG
- a CDS encoding 3'-5' exoribonuclease YhaM family protein produces MKFINELHEGEKLSGIYLCKHKQAAVTKNGKPYENVILQDKTGTIDAKIWDPNSLGIDEFDSLDYIDVVGDVNSFQGSLQVSIKRVRKASEGEYEPGNYLPVSSQNPEVMYKSLLSYVAGIKNPYLHRLLVSFFEEDEDFAKRFQGNSAAKSVHHGFIGGLLEHTLSVVNLCDYYCKTYPILNRDLLLTAAMLHDIGKTEELSPFPMNDYTDDGQLLGHIMIGAERIHDKAREIPGFPKKLESELKHCILAHHGELEYGSPKKPALPEALALNLADNTDAKMETLTEMFASAGQQKEWIGYNRLFESNFRKASCEQEGSVHGI; encoded by the coding sequence ATGAAATTTATTAATGAACTTCACGAAGGAGAAAAGCTTTCCGGGATTTATTTATGCAAGCACAAGCAGGCAGCAGTGACAAAAAACGGAAAGCCTTATGAGAATGTAATTTTACAGGATAAAACAGGAACCATTGACGCAAAAATCTGGGATCCCAATTCCCTGGGCATTGATGAGTTTGACAGCCTGGACTATATTGATGTGGTGGGAGATGTAAATTCTTTTCAGGGAAGTCTGCAGGTCAGCATTAAAAGAGTCCGCAAGGCCTCTGAGGGAGAGTATGAGCCGGGCAATTATCTTCCTGTGAGCAGTCAGAATCCTGAGGTGATGTACAAGAGTCTGTTAAGCTATGTGGCAGGTATAAAAAATCCTTATCTGCACAGGCTTCTGGTGTCTTTCTTTGAGGAGGACGAGGATTTTGCAAAGCGCTTTCAGGGAAATTCAGCAGCAAAGAGTGTACATCATGGTTTTATCGGCGGTCTTTTGGAGCATACCTTAAGCGTGGTGAACCTGTGTGATTATTACTGTAAAACATACCCTATTTTAAACAGGGATTTACTTCTTACGGCAGCTATGCTGCACGATATCGGAAAAACTGAGGAATTAAGCCCATTCCCCATGAATGATTATACAGACGACGGACAGCTTTTGGGACACATTATGATAGGAGCGGAGCGAATCCATGACAAAGCCCGGGAGATTCCTGGCTTTCCGAAAAAGCTGGAAAGTGAGTTAAAGCACTGCATTTTGGCACATCACGGAGAGCTGGAGTATGGTTCTCCGAAAAAACCGGCGCTGCCGGAGGCTCTGGCGCTGAATCTGGCAGACAATACAGACGCCAAAATGGAAACTCTCACAGAAATGTTTGCATCAGCGGGACAGCAGAAGGAATGGATTGGCTACAATCGTCTGTTTGAATCCAATTTCAGAAAAGCAAGTTGTGAGCAGGAAGGAAGCGTTCATGGAATTTAA
- the rlmD gene encoding 23S rRNA (uracil(1939)-C(5))-methyltransferase RlmD, with translation MEFKKNDMVTLYIEDMGHDGEGIGKAEGYTLFVKDTVIGDKVEAKIMKTKKNYGYARLMKVLEPSKDRVEPRCPDARACGGCQLQFLSYEKQLEFKKNKVKGNLERIGGFENICIEQVIGMETPWRYRNKAQFPVGKNKDGEIITGFYAGRTHSIIPNTDCLLGAEVNQKILEAVLTYMKENQVEPYEETSGTGLVRHILIRCGFKTGELMVCLVINGDALPKADRLVDRLKDIPGMTSVTFNINKKKNNVILGDKVVGLWGQNYISDFIGEVEYRISPLSFYQVNPVQTEKLYGKALEYAGLTGQETVWDLYCGIGTISLFLAQKAKQVYGVEIVPAAIEDAKQNAERNGIKNAEFYVGKAEDVLPRKYEEEGVSADVIVVDPPRKGCDEALLSTMLKMKPKRIVYVSCDSATLARDLKRLCAEEYGIEKVAVCDMFPQGVHVETVVLLCRHRSRLTRI, from the coding sequence ATGGAATTTAAGAAAAATGATATGGTTACTCTTTACATAGAAGATATGGGGCATGACGGAGAGGGCATTGGCAAGGCAGAGGGCTATACGCTCTTTGTGAAGGACACGGTAATCGGGGATAAGGTAGAGGCAAAAATCATGAAAACCAAGAAGAACTATGGATATGCCCGCCTGATGAAGGTTCTGGAACCGTCTAAAGACCGGGTAGAACCCCGCTGTCCTGATGCCAGAGCCTGTGGAGGCTGTCAGCTTCAGTTCCTGTCCTATGAAAAGCAGTTGGAATTTAAGAAAAATAAGGTAAAGGGCAATCTGGAAAGAATCGGGGGTTTTGAAAATATCTGCATTGAGCAAGTCATTGGCATGGAAACTCCATGGCGTTACAGAAACAAGGCACAGTTTCCTGTAGGGAAAAATAAAGACGGGGAAATTATTACCGGCTTTTATGCAGGCAGAACCCATTCCATTATTCCAAACACAGATTGCCTTCTGGGAGCAGAGGTCAATCAGAAGATTCTGGAAGCAGTTCTTACCTATATGAAGGAAAATCAGGTAGAGCCTTATGAGGAAACTTCCGGCACGGGACTGGTACGCCATATCCTGATTCGCTGCGGCTTTAAGACAGGAGAACTTATGGTGTGTCTGGTGATAAACGGAGATGCGCTGCCAAAGGCAGACAGACTGGTGGACAGACTGAAAGATATTCCCGGAATGACCAGTGTTACCTTTAATATTAATAAGAAGAAAAATAATGTAATTTTGGGCGACAAAGTGGTAGGACTTTGGGGACAGAATTATATTTCGGATTTTATCGGGGAAGTAGAGTATCGGATTTCTCCTCTGTCCTTTTACCAGGTGAATCCTGTGCAGACAGAAAAACTATACGGCAAGGCTCTGGAGTATGCAGGTCTTACCGGGCAGGAAACCGTGTGGGATCTCTACTGCGGAATCGGAACTATTTCTCTTTTTCTGGCACAGAAGGCAAAGCAGGTCTATGGTGTGGAGATTGTGCCTGCTGCCATTGAAGATGCAAAGCAGAACGCTGAGAGAAACGGAATCAAAAATGCGGAATTTTATGTGGGAAAAGCAGAGGACGTGCTGCCTCGCAAATATGAGGAAGAGGGCGTCAGCGCAGATGTAATTGTGGTAGACCCGCCGAGAAAGGGCTGCGACGAGGCGCTGCTTTCCACCATGCTGAAAATGAAACCGAAGAGGATTGTGTATGTGAGCTGTGATTCCGCTACACTGGCAAGGGATTTGAAGAGGCTGTGCGCAGAGGAGTATGGGATTGAGAAAGTGGCGGTGTGCGATATGTTTCCGCAGGGGGTACATGTCGAGACGGTTGTTCTTTTGTGCCGGCACAGATCAAGATTAACACGGATATGA
- a CDS encoding FAD-dependent oxidoreductase yields MESLKLRENFYWTGIVDDKLRVFDIIMYTEFGTTYNSYVLKAGDKTILFETAKAKFFDEYLEKLKEITDISTIDYLVVNHTEPDHAGSVEKLLELNPGLKIVATGCAISFLKEIVNGEFTAIPVKDNQEMKIGDKTLKFLVVPNLHWPDTMYTYIEEEQILVTCDSFGSHYGFHDILVSKVTDKEGYMRATKYYFDNIIGPFKPYMKKALDRVRELDISMICTGHGPVLDANIDFMLDTYEDWCTVVNPNSKKTVVIPYVSAYGYTKQLAETIAKGIEASGDIEVRCYDMVEADQQKVLEELGFADGILFGSPTIVGEALKPIWDLTTSIFAGTHGGKLASAFGSYGWSGEAVPHLIERLKQLRMKVVDEGFRVKFKPGEENLIDAYEYGYNFGCTLQNKENTKKAKGNRTLVKCLVCGEIFDSSLEICPVCGVGKENFVPVEVEENDYRKDTQNFYVILGGGAAGYSAAAAIRERDKTGSVVLVSNEPYLPYNRPMLTKSLMADLTEEQIAIQGKDWYEEQKIHLVLGKEVTEIDTKEKEIVLEDGTKLAYTKLVYALGSECFIPPIPGHEQEGVVAVRRLEDTRKIESMLPEVKNVVVIGGGVLGLEAAWEMKKAGCQVTVLELAPQLMGRQLDETAGEMLKLISESRGISIHTGVQITELEGNGKVTGVKLGDGTVLPAELVLVSCGVRANVQLAKAAGIETDRAVVVDKNMQTNIPDIYACGDCAQFEGINYAIWPQAVEQGKTAGACAAGDEAVYNTVPAALSFHGMKTALFAAGDNGKNPNLIYKTAEFKDLSKKHYQKYYFLNNRLCGVILIGDISRMAEMTQALEKHALYSEVIK; encoded by the coding sequence ATGGAATCATTGAAGTTGAGAGAAAACTTTTACTGGACAGGCATTGTAGATGACAAGCTGCGTGTTTTTGATATTATCATGTACACAGAGTTTGGTACAACCTACAATTCCTATGTATTAAAGGCAGGGGACAAGACCATTCTCTTTGAAACTGCCAAGGCAAAATTTTTCGACGAATATCTGGAAAAGTTAAAAGAGATTACCGATATCTCTACCATTGATTATCTGGTAGTAAACCACACAGAGCCAGACCATGCCGGAAGTGTAGAGAAACTGCTGGAATTAAATCCGGGTCTGAAAATTGTAGCAACAGGCTGTGCAATCAGCTTTTTAAAGGAAATTGTAAATGGGGAATTTACAGCAATTCCTGTGAAAGACAACCAGGAAATGAAAATTGGGGATAAGACTCTGAAATTCCTGGTGGTTCCCAACCTTCACTGGCCGGACACTATGTATACTTATATAGAAGAAGAGCAGATTTTAGTGACCTGCGACTCTTTTGGTTCTCACTATGGCTTCCACGACATTCTGGTGAGCAAGGTGACAGACAAAGAAGGTTATATGCGTGCAACCAAATATTATTTTGACAATATTATCGGGCCTTTTAAGCCATATATGAAAAAAGCTCTGGACAGAGTGCGTGAGCTGGATATTTCCATGATTTGTACCGGACACGGACCGGTACTGGACGCAAATATTGACTTTATGCTGGATACTTACGAAGACTGGTGTACGGTCGTCAATCCAAACTCAAAGAAAACCGTAGTGATTCCTTATGTAAGCGCTTATGGATATACCAAACAACTGGCAGAAACCATTGCAAAGGGAATTGAGGCCAGCGGAGATATCGAGGTGCGCTGCTATGATATGGTAGAGGCGGACCAGCAGAAGGTGTTAGAGGAGCTGGGTTTTGCAGATGGAATCCTTTTTGGTTCTCCTACGATTGTAGGCGAAGCGTTAAAACCTATCTGGGATTTAACAACCTCTATTTTTGCAGGAACTCACGGCGGCAAGCTGGCAAGCGCCTTCGGAAGTTATGGTTGGAGCGGAGAAGCTGTTCCGCATCTGATTGAGCGATTGAAACAGCTTCGTATGAAAGTGGTTGATGAGGGATTCCGGGTAAAATTTAAACCAGGTGAGGAAAATCTCATTGACGCTTATGAATACGGCTACAATTTTGGCTGTACGCTTCAGAATAAAGAAAATACGAAAAAAGCAAAGGGCAACAGAACTCTGGTGAAATGTCTGGTATGCGGAGAAATCTTTGATTCTTCTCTGGAAATCTGTCCGGTATGCGGCGTGGGCAAGGAAAATTTTGTGCCGGTAGAGGTGGAAGAAAATGATTACCGCAAAGATACACAGAATTTTTATGTGATTTTAGGCGGCGGTGCGGCAGGATATTCCGCAGCAGCAGCTATTCGGGAAAGAGATAAAACCGGTTCTGTGGTTCTGGTTTCCAATGAGCCTTATTTGCCTTATAACCGTCCTATGCTGACAAAATCCCTTATGGCAGATTTGACAGAAGAGCAGATTGCCATTCAGGGAAAAGATTGGTACGAGGAACAGAAAATTCATCTGGTTCTGGGAAAAGAAGTTACGGAAATTGATACAAAAGAAAAAGAAATTGTACTGGAGGATGGTACAAAGTTGGCATATACAAAGCTGGTTTATGCCCTTGGCTCTGAATGCTTTATCCCACCGATTCCCGGACATGAGCAGGAAGGTGTTGTGGCTGTACGCCGTCTGGAAGACACCAGAAAAATCGAGAGCATGCTTCCGGAAGTGAAAAACGTTGTGGTAATCGGCGGCGGTGTCCTGGGGCTGGAAGCAGCATGGGAGATGAAAAAGGCAGGCTGCCAGGTAACGGTACTGGAACTTGCTCCGCAGCTTATGGGACGTCAGTTAGATGAAACAGCAGGAGAAATGTTAAAGCTTATCAGCGAGAGCAGAGGTATTTCCATTCATACAGGCGTGCAGATTACAGAACTGGAAGGAAACGGAAAGGTGACAGGTGTGAAGCTGGGAGATGGAACCGTACTTCCGGCAGAGTTGGTGCTCGTATCCTGTGGTGTGAGAGCCAATGTACAGCTTGCAAAGGCAGCTGGTATAGAAACAGACAGAGCAGTTGTGGTAGACAAAAATATGCAGACCAATATTCCTGACATTTATGCCTGCGGAGATTGTGCCCAGTTTGAAGGCATCAATTATGCAATCTGGCCTCAGGCAGTAGAACAAGGTAAGACAGCAGGCGCGTGTGCAGCAGGAGATGAAGCAGTCTATAACACAGTTCCTGCAGCGCTGAGTTTCCATGGTATGAAGACCGCGCTGTTTGCAGCAGGAGATAATGGTAAAAATCCAAACCTGATTTACAAGACGGCAGAGTTTAAGGATTTGAGCAAAAAGCACTACCAGAAATATTATTTCCTTAATAACCGTCTTTGCGGTGTGATTCTCATTGGAGATATCAGCCGTATGGCAGAGATGACCCAGGCATTGGAGAAACATGCCCTTTACAGTGAAGTGATAAAATAG
- a CDS encoding winged helix-turn-helix domain-containing protein — MKKENMVQTNQGDTGSENWIAVDNIRISQKYNKIYVDNLEVFFPDLEYRLLLLMIQHCNETLSVKYLFENIWGSPFVYSSIAEVRECMCRLSYKVDRNNTGSPHIKTVKEQGYRFV, encoded by the coding sequence ATGAAAAAAGAAAATATGGTGCAGACAAATCAGGGAGATACAGGTTCGGAGAACTGGATTGCAGTGGATAATATCCGAATCAGTCAGAAGTACAATAAGATTTATGTGGATAATCTGGAGGTCTTTTTCCCGGATTTGGAATATCGGCTTCTGCTTCTGATGATACAGCATTGCAATGAAACCCTTTCTGTGAAATACCTTTTTGAAAATATCTGGGGAAGCCCCTTTGTATACAGCTCCATTGCAGAAGTGAGGGAATGTATGTGCAGGCTCAGTTACAAAGTGGACAGAAATAATACGGGAAGTCCGCATATAAAAACAGTCAAAGAGCAGGGATATCGGTTTGTGTGA
- a CDS encoding GreA/GreB family elongation factor — protein sequence MGERLTRSDVEKIEKEIEYRKLTVRKEAIEAVKEARAQGDLSENFEYYAAKKDKNKNESRIRYLERMLKQATIVSEDSKADEAGMNNVVEVYFEEEDETETYKLVTSIRGNSLENKISIESPLGKAILGHKEGDRVWVKISDSAGYYVVIRHIRKTTDDAEDAIKSF from the coding sequence ATGGGAGAACGTCTTACCAGAAGCGATGTGGAGAAAATTGAAAAGGAAATCGAGTACAGAAAGCTTACGGTGCGAAAAGAAGCCATAGAGGCAGTGAAAGAGGCAAGAGCCCAGGGTGATTTAAGTGAGAACTTTGAATATTATGCAGCGAAGAAGGACAAAAATAAGAACGAAAGCAGAATTCGTTATCTGGAGCGAATGCTGAAGCAGGCAACCATTGTATCAGAAGATTCTAAAGCAGATGAAGCCGGCATGAATAATGTGGTGGAAGTGTACTTTGAGGAGGAGGACGAAACAGAAACCTATAAGCTGGTGACATCTATCAGGGGCAATTCCCTGGAAAACAAAATCAGCATCGAGTCCCCTCTGGGCAAGGCAATTCTGGGGCATAAGGAGGGCGACAGAGTCTGGGTAAAAATCAGTGATTCTGCTGGATATTATGTTGTGATTCGTCATATCCGCAAAACCACTGATGATGCAGAAGATGCCATTAAGAGCTTCTGA
- a CDS encoding Na/Pi cotransporter family protein, which produces MDFFSVLSMIGGLALFLYGMHVMGDGLAKVSGGKMEKILESLTSSPLKAVGLGALVTAVIQSSSATTVMVVGFVNSGIMKLSQAVGIIMGANIGTTVTSWILSLSGIESDSFFVQLFKPTSFSPILAMIGVAFLLFAKSERKKDVGTIFLGFAVLMYGMDSMSAAVKPLADVPEFTGILTAFSNPLLGMLAGALLTAVIQSSSASVGILQALCVTGAVSYGAAIPIILGQNIGTCVTALLSAIGAKKNAKRAAMVHLYFNIIGTTVFLIVFYGLNMVVHFGFLEQSANAAGIAVAHSAFNIFATAVLLPFSKGLEKLACLTIRDEKEETTLSEGAQLLDIRFLEKPAFAMEQSRNVAKRMADASKDALFTALSLFKEYSTEQEKTVVEEENRVDDYEDALGSYLVKLGQKDLNQQDSRDLSIILHCIGDFERISDHAVNIMESARELHEKGMTFSEKALEELKVIIRAVTDIVDTSYIVFEDKNQELAKKVEPLEEIIDELNMELKSRHVRRLRKGTCTIEQGFVLSDVLTSLERIADHCSNIAVCVSQVSEDSFDTHSYLHDMKKEENEAFQRRMEETRKQYLLP; this is translated from the coding sequence ATGGATTTTTTTAGCGTTTTGAGTATGATAGGAGGACTGGCTCTTTTCTTATATGGAATGCATGTCATGGGGGACGGTCTGGCAAAGGTTTCTGGAGGAAAGATGGAAAAGATTCTGGAAAGTCTGACTTCCAGTCCCTTAAAAGCAGTAGGATTAGGAGCACTGGTAACAGCAGTGATACAGTCGTCCTCAGCAACCACAGTTATGGTGGTGGGATTTGTAAACTCCGGAATTATGAAGCTCTCTCAGGCAGTTGGCATTATTATGGGGGCCAATATCGGAACAACGGTAACGTCCTGGATTTTGAGTCTTTCCGGTATTGAAAGCGACAGCTTTTTTGTGCAGTTGTTTAAGCCAACCTCTTTTTCCCCCATTTTGGCTATGATTGGCGTGGCATTCTTATTGTTTGCAAAAAGTGAACGAAAAAAAGACGTGGGAACGATTTTCCTGGGTTTTGCAGTGCTGATGTATGGTATGGACAGTATGAGCGCAGCGGTAAAACCTCTGGCAGATGTGCCGGAATTTACAGGAATCCTCACAGCCTTCAGCAATCCCCTTCTGGGTATGCTGGCAGGTGCGCTTCTGACTGCTGTGATTCAGAGTTCTTCTGCATCTGTAGGTATTTTGCAGGCTCTTTGTGTCACTGGTGCGGTAAGCTATGGCGCAGCTATTCCCATTATTCTGGGACAGAACATCGGAACCTGTGTCACTGCTTTGTTATCAGCCATTGGGGCAAAGAAAAATGCAAAGCGTGCAGCTATGGTACATCTGTACTTTAACATTATCGGAACAACGGTGTTCCTGATTGTCTTCTATGGACTGAATATGGTTGTTCACTTCGGATTTTTGGAACAGTCCGCCAACGCAGCAGGTATAGCAGTAGCGCACAGCGCTTTTAATATTTTTGCAACAGCCGTATTGCTGCCGTTTTCCAAAGGTCTGGAGAAGCTGGCATGCCTTACTATTCGCGACGAAAAAGAAGAAACGACACTGTCCGAGGGCGCACAGCTTCTGGATATCCGTTTTCTGGAAAAGCCGGCATTTGCCATGGAGCAGAGCCGCAACGTGGCAAAGCGTATGGCTGATGCATCCAAGGACGCACTGTTTACTGCCCTGTCTTTGTTTAAAGAATACAGCACAGAACAGGAAAAGACTGTGGTAGAGGAAGAGAACCGTGTGGACGATTATGAGGATGCACTGGGCAGTTATCTGGTAAAGCTGGGACAAAAGGACTTGAATCAGCAGGACAGCAGAGATTTGTCTATTATCCTTCATTGTATCGGGGACTTTGAACGAATTTCAGACCATGCGGTAAACATTATGGAATCAGCCAGAGAGCTTCATGAAAAGGGAATGACCTTCTCTGAGAAGGCTTTAGAGGAATTAAAGGTTATTATCCGGGCAGTGACAGATATTGTAGATACCTCTTATATTGTTTTTGAGGATAAGAATCAGGAACTGGCAAAAAAGGTAGAGCCACTGGAGGAAATTATTGATGAGTTAAATATGGAACTGAAAAGCCGTCATGTACGCAGACTGAGAAAAGGAACCTGTACCATTGAGCAGGGATTTGTACTGTCTGATGTATTGACCAGTCTGGAGAGGATTGCAGACCACTGTTCCAATATTGCAGTATGTGTATCCCAGGTATCTGAGGACAGCTTTGATACACACAGTTATCTGCATGACATGAAGAAAGAAGAAAACGAAGCGTTTCAGCGGAGAATGGAAGAAACAAGAAAACAGTATCTTCTTCCGTAA
- a CDS encoding response regulator transcription factor — translation MIYCVEDERNIRELLVYTLGTTGFEAKGLSDGKELKKALKEEIPELILLDIMLPGEDGYSILEKLKQDPETSEIPIIMVTAKEAEYDKVRGLEGGADDYITKPFGMMEFIARVKAVLRRTRKHSPKQEYRFKGLKVNVDRHQVFDNEREVELTLKEFELLRYLMENKGIVVSRDQILERIWGYEFAGETRTVDVHIRTLRQKLGESGFLIETVRGVGYRIGDRQ, via the coding sequence ATGATTTATTGTGTGGAAGACGAGCGCAATATCCGGGAGCTTCTGGTATATACGCTGGGAACCACTGGGTTTGAGGCAAAGGGACTCAGTGATGGAAAGGAACTGAAAAAAGCATTAAAAGAGGAAATTCCGGAATTGATTCTGCTGGATATTATGCTGCCCGGAGAGGACGGATACAGCATTCTGGAAAAATTAAAGCAGGATCCGGAAACCAGTGAGATTCCCATTATTATGGTAACTGCAAAAGAAGCGGAATACGACAAAGTAAGAGGTCTGGAGGGCGGCGCTGACGATTATATTACAAAGCCCTTTGGCATGATGGAATTTATCGCCAGAGTAAAGGCAGTGCTGCGAAGGACCAGAAAACACTCCCCGAAGCAGGAATATCGCTTTAAAGGTTTGAAGGTCAATGTGGACCGCCATCAGGTGTTTGACAATGAAAGAGAAGTGGAATTAACGTTAAAAGAGTTTGAACTTCTCAGATACCTTATGGAAAATAAAGGGATTGTAGTGAGCAGAGATCAGATTTTGGAGCGTATCTGGGGGTATGAATTTGCAGGAGAAACCAGAACTGTGGACGTACATATCAGAACCTTAAGGCAAAAGCTGGGGGAATCCGGCTTTCTCATAGAAACGGTCCGCGGTGTGGGATACCGTATAGGAGATAGGCAATGA